One genomic segment of Fibrobacter sp. includes these proteins:
- the ybeY gene encoding rRNA maturation RNase YbeY has protein sequence MDPASSKNKASKKTVKKAAPKYNIEFLCEGEIEAFPYKDKFEKMARELLAEEGKEKDVNIVLCSDEFVREMNKNYRGLDKVTDVLSFEWHEEIPGADEMLGEIYIARDQVKRQAPEYGNTFYAEMKRVIVHGLLHLSGYDHIKAADRKVMRARECEFLGLDPYKEKD, from the coding sequence ATGGACCCTGCTAGTAGTAAAAACAAGGCCTCCAAGAAAACTGTAAAGAAGGCCGCTCCCAAGTACAATATCGAATTCCTCTGCGAGGGGGAAATCGAGGCTTTCCCGTATAAGGACAAGTTCGAAAAGATGGCTCGCGAACTCCTTGCCGAAGAAGGCAAGGAAAAGGATGTGAACATCGTCCTCTGCTCCGACGAGTTCGTCCGTGAAATGAACAAGAACTATCGTGGCCTGGACAAGGTGACCGACGTTCTCTCCTTTGAATGGCACGAAGAAATCCCTGGTGCCGATGAAATGCTGGGTGAAATCTACATCGCCCGCGACCAGGTGAAGCGCCAGGCTCCGGAATACGGCAATACTTTCTATGCCGAAATGAAACGCGTCATTGTTCATGGCCTGCTGCACCTTTCCGGTTATGACCATATCAAGGCTGCAGATCGCAAGGTGATGCGTGCCCGCGAATGTGAATTCCTGGGTCTTGATCCCTATAAGGAGAAAGACTAA
- a CDS encoding FecR family protein: protein MSFSRFFRLFSIVLATLVAYSFAAKTTYGKVRSRIGDVGLQKPNTSEWVEPHVGTKVHEGDLLRTMMESQVIVGLPDGSSISIEENSIVSMSELISEDGKNISTTDIKKGKVRFDVQKQANKESSIKFKTGTAVAAIRGTEGIIGQSRNGKLIATLRTGQLEISTGNKATIINGGQTAVPKGEDLMVLDLVSSGTTDFFDELDEILSDSTISADSLGKVISEKDSLLTHMKDALKGKVKCDFAPLPDKVADTLVVVKGKCAAADTVEIAGEKQASNGNEMEFKPTWDVGAIGEKKFAVTCQIGKLRIHCGQLNTFYVGKAKEEETIDSTLRAPLLTVATQSPISVSNPAAFTIEGSFNTGDPAATLFVKMGAYTSPNLVPLSANGSFTHTVNVSEKKGNWNEKSVSVEYNSSKLGSKTITLDLDVDKTSKLVNTEKPFLTVKSADSLKCYAKLTLNNSKGDEVIYKSIFDDETTIESMHYKGNASIRQELTSGVHKYTFTAEDQAGNIHQVTKTLGCFPPRKHTLEITGGNTYERIRSPKPPQGYQSNSIYRNLTFKITNIPNNDPRYIKMITISQKGKNKVILRPTDFQSNIFDHQVELPYNAKTDITIKVIMKNGSILSATKTYEVR, encoded by the coding sequence ATGTCCTTTTCGCGCTTTTTTAGACTTTTCAGCATTGTTCTTGCCACTTTAGTAGCCTATTCTTTCGCTGCAAAAACAACTTATGGCAAGGTTCGTTCCCGAATTGGCGATGTCGGGCTACAAAAACCAAATACAAGTGAATGGGTCGAACCTCATGTAGGTACCAAGGTTCACGAAGGGGATTTGCTCAGAACCATGATGGAATCCCAGGTCATTGTGGGCCTCCCCGACGGAAGTTCAATCTCCATCGAAGAAAACTCCATCGTTTCCATGTCCGAACTCATCTCCGAAGACGGAAAAAACATTTCTACCACAGATATTAAGAAAGGTAAAGTTCGTTTCGACGTTCAAAAGCAGGCTAACAAGGAAAGTTCCATCAAATTCAAGACCGGAACTGCCGTGGCAGCCATTCGCGGAACCGAAGGTATCATCGGACAATCCCGTAACGGCAAGCTGATTGCAACCCTCCGCACAGGCCAGCTGGAAATTTCCACAGGAAACAAGGCTACTATAATCAATGGTGGCCAAACCGCAGTGCCCAAGGGTGAAGATCTTATGGTCCTGGACCTCGTCTCCTCTGGTACAACAGACTTTTTCGATGAATTGGACGAAATCCTTAGCGATTCTACCATAAGCGCCGATTCCCTGGGCAAAGTGATTTCCGAGAAGGATTCCCTCCTCACCCACATGAAGGACGCATTGAAGGGTAAGGTCAAGTGTGACTTTGCTCCGCTCCCAGACAAGGTGGCCGACACACTGGTTGTGGTCAAGGGAAAATGCGCCGCAGCCGATACCGTAGAAATTGCCGGTGAAAAACAGGCTTCCAACGGCAACGAAATGGAATTCAAGCCTACCTGGGATGTTGGCGCTATTGGCGAAAAGAAGTTCGCCGTAACTTGCCAAATTGGAAAGCTTCGTATTCACTGCGGTCAGCTAAACACTTTCTACGTAGGAAAGGCAAAGGAAGAAGAAACTATTGATTCCACCCTCCGCGCTCCCCTCCTCACCGTCGCAACCCAGTCCCCCATTTCCGTAAGCAACCCGGCAGCATTCACCATTGAAGGTTCTTTCAATACCGGCGACCCGGCAGCAACTTTGTTCGTAAAGATGGGAGCATACACCTCCCCCAACCTTGTACCGCTGAGCGCAAACGGTTCGTTCACCCATACGGTCAACGTCTCCGAAAAGAAGGGCAACTGGAACGAAAAGAGCGTTTCCGTGGAATATAATTCCAGCAAGCTTGGATCAAAGACAATCACCCTGGATCTTGACGTAGACAAGACAAGCAAATTGGTCAATACAGAAAAGCCATTCCTTACAGTAAAATCCGCAGACTCCCTGAAGTGCTACGCAAAGCTGACCTTAAATAACAGCAAGGGCGATGAAGTCATTTACAAGTCAATTTTCGATGATGAAACCACCATCGAAAGCATGCACTACAAGGGCAACGCCTCCATTAGGCAGGAACTGACTAGCGGCGTCCACAAGTACACCTTCACTGCAGAAGACCAGGCCGGAAACATCCATCAGGTGACAAAGACTTTGGGATGCTTCCCTCCGAGAAAGCACACCCTTGAAATCACCGGAGGAAACACTTATGAACGAATTCGTTCTCCTAAACCTCCTCAGGGATACCAAAGCAATTCCATCTATAGAAACCTGACGTTCAAAATTACAAACATTCCGAATAACGATCCCCGTTATATCAAGATGATTACCATTTCTCAAAAGGGAAAGAACAAGGTAATCTTGCGTCCCACGGATTTCCAGTCGAACATCTTCGACCATCAAGTAGAACTTCCCTACAACGCAAAGACGGATATCACAATCAAGGTGATTATGAAGAACGGTTCCATCCTGTCTGCAACAAAAACTTACGAGGTTAGATAA